The DNA sequence tagcctggtctcaaactcctggccttaggtgatCTCTCTGCGTCATCCTCCCTAAGTGCTGGAATtatataagcatgagccactgtacccggcctgtAGCTGGTCAAAAGGTAGAAGCTTGTAGAAAATCCTTATTTTACTTACTCTTGAGTTGACACCCCTTATACAGATGGTCAAGACAAATTTCCTTTGAGTCAGAATCCTCCATCCTAGAAAATGTGGTATCTACAACATCAGCCACAGACCCTGTAAAACAGAAGCGGATGCAGGCATGTTGACATAGTGTTTGAACCAAAAATCAAGATGCCGGTCTCTCCATGGGAAAGAATATCTGAAACGGGGCCTGTGCAAGACAACTCCTGAGATTCATGCTCGTGTCTGGACAGCCTCACCCCAAAATGAAATGTGGACATGAGGGTCATATGAGAGCTatgtttatttcttgattttttgtttgtttgtttgtttgagacagggtctcactttgtcaccctgggtagagtgctgtggtgtcatagctcacagcaacttcaaactcttgggctcaagtgattctcttgcctcagcctcccaagtagctgggactacaggcacctgccacaacgcccagctatttttagagacagggtctcactctggctcaggcaatccacccacctgggcctcccagcgtgctaagattacagacgtgggccaccacacctgggtatGTTTATTTCTTAAACCACAGTGGAACTATTGCTCTTGTCAGTAAATGTAGCAACTTGCTCCACGTGTGGTTCTAATGGTTGGTCTTTCCCTGTCTGCATAATTCAGCCTCCCCTGTGGTACCACCTCTGAACCAAAACCCTCTGCCTCGATGCTCTTTAACAGCTATGGCAGAACATCCCAGGAgaaaccaccagccccagccacTCTACTTCTAGACTACAAGGCTCCTTCAGTGACTTACGCAGAGCAGAGCCTGGGGTCCTCCTTGTGAACTCAGTGGTGGGGGAAATAGGGATTTGGGTGGAGTTCTGGACAAGGATCCCAGAGGCTGCAGCTCTGTTGCTTGAGGAAGGTGACTGATGCAGGGTGCTGACCAGCGCAggtgccttggtttccccaaGTGTGGCCAGGACCTGGCTTCTCAGACTCTGACCCCCAGAGCGTAATGCATCTTTTTCCCCAATAACTTCCGTTTTTAAGCCCAAACCAGCAGCACCAGTTTTTTCTACATTAGTAGTTTTATCCATAATTTGACTAGAGCCATTTGGTACACTGTGGACAGTTTCACTAGCCGAGAATGTCTTCCCTCTGTATTTACCGTTAACAAATGCCACTCCTGCATAATCACTCTCTGTAATTTTGTCAGTGGTTTGGAGATCTTGGGAAGCGGGTCCAGCGTCCTGATTCCTAGGTAATGATGTTTCTCTCTGACCACTGATTGTGCCTTTGTAAGTGAAAGATCTTGGGGGAATTAAACCGATGGCTTCTTCATCAGCATTATTGTTAAAAAGAACATGCTGGATGTGTGGAATTCCACTTTTGCTGTCGATGTCGCTGAGGTCAGAGTAAAGCAAGCCTGTGTTCTCTCTGGTGGTCACAGCTGCAGGTGTTGGTGCAGAACCAAGAGGAGAGTGGGGGCCGGTCAGAAGTAGAGAAAACATGCTCTCTTTCCTGGTGCCTTGGTCGTTCAGCCAGGATGTGAGGCCCTTTTGGTTGGAGGCTGGTATGGAATCCGAAACAAGGTAAGTGTTGCTGTGATTCCCCTGAAAGAGGCCTTCTGGATTGACATTCTCTGGAAACTTTTGACCTGCTCCTCCAAGACCGGTAGCCTTATGTGAGGCCAAGGAAGGCTGAGTGCAATCCTGAGTCCCCAGGTAGGCGAACTCGTGGGTGAGACCATCTACCGACACATCATCCCCGGGAGCCCTGCAGCCGATCTGATCTGGACTGGGCGTGGAGGACCTTTGAGCGGATGCCGAAGCAGATGAAAGAAATTCCTGGCTTCCCTGAAAGAATCGCTCTCTGCTTTTGCTTCTACCTCTGTATGCCCCGCCTCTGCGATGTGAGGAAGGAGCTGGGGGAAAAATGAAACGAAATAATGAAAGTTAGAGTTAAAGAGATTTGAGTTCCTACCACCATTCCTCCTCTTAGCTTCTCTGGCTTTGCCATCCAAGTTCTATCAAATTACTTGTGCTGATCTGGAGTGTAACAATCTTGAGGATGGGTTGTAACAATGATGGAAGAATCTTGACATTCTGTGGGCACAGAGAGCACCTGAGTCCGTGGCCTAGGGTACAGGTGAGATCCTGGTTCTCTTCCTGCTGCTCCTCTAGGACCGAGATGTGGTCCCCAAGCCCCAACTCCTAGGTGGAGGTGTCCACTATCCCCTGGCCCCAAATCAACGTTCACTCCATGGTGAATGAAGAGACAGACTAGGGCAAAGCACGGAGATTTTccaaaaatcattttgattttgcCTGCGTTGTAATATGGGTACCTGACAATTTGAGGATTCATGATACTTaaatagaaaatgaaactaacattctGAAGGTCTGATTTTCTTTAAGCCAGAAAAGTTTCCAAATTCCTTTCTCTAGCGCTCCTTTCCCCAATTCCCAAGCATAATATCGAAAGTCCAAATCGACAAAGCAGGGACGGGAAGGGAACTGGCTTCCTCTAGAAACTTGATGAGTCACACCCCCCTGGAcgcagggaggaagggagggaagagggcatTTATGAATGTGTGGCGAGTGTGTgcaatgtttgtgtgtgtgcgtggatGAGTATGATGAGGGTATGCGTGGACGAtgtacaggaaaaataaaatctcggAACCCCCCAAACTCATAATGTCAAAAGGGAGACCAAGGCTGAGAACTGCGTTACACAGCACTGCCAGCCTCTGCCCAAATCAAATAGCTATTGATTTATGCACAAGCCAGGTTCCCATAACAACAAAGGTCCTTTGCTTCTCCGAATGACTCTCCTCAGGGAATGCTTGCAGGGAATTGTCTCATTAGCCCTATAACTTCTCAGGGTATATGGTCCCTACAAAACATGCACACGCCAATTATCACCTTAGAGCCACAACCTAAATTCTTGCTCTTGAGTTCTCAGTTTCACTCTGACCTTGTAAATTGCAAGTTTATCTCCACAGATACGAACCAAGGACAAATAAGATATCTCAGCCACTCCTCTGCGAAGAAGACTACATCATTAACTTTCTTTCCCTCACCTAATCTTATGTAAAAATGTAGATTTACTGAACACTTATTAGAGCCTCCCAAGAATGTAACATCTGCCTcactgcctccctctccccaccccctcctcttcTGATAGCCCTCTCCTTTAAATACCTCATGGCCTGTTTCTTTACCCTTTAAATGAGGCTAATAAATGTGAGGAACAAGGATGAGATATTTGGGGTGAAAGTCCTTTGTAAACTATAAACACCTTCCCAAATAGAAGGTGTAATTGTTCATTACTTTACAGAATCATAGAATCGTGTGTTCTATCTGCTTCATAAAATTCTTCACTTTTTCTACATACAGAGGATGCCCcaaaaattgtatatacattttaagaaagggaaaaaatgcacTGAAATTGTAATGCTcgatatatactgataacatttgttaacCTGTAtactgtatcttgtatctcttgtaatcacagaagtcaaatgtgagtgtgtattacaactttaatgcacttttttcctttcttaaagtgtgtatacatttttatacccTCAGTATATTTGACAAAGGCATTGAAAACACCACCATATAATATGAAAATGCTCAAGAAATATCACTTTGTACTCACTAGAATGGCTAACtatcaaaaaacaagaaaatagaaaatcataaaaGGGATGCGAGaatttaccacaattaaaaaaaatttcttgggtgatgcccgtggctcaaaggggtagggcgccagccccatataccagaggtggcgggttcatacccagccctggcaaaaacctgcaaaaaatatatataatttcttaacAAAATGGCATTGAGGACTACAGATTAAATTGTATATAGTTCTGCATTATTGCTAAATTTTCCATATTAATTGTATTACGGCTATGTAAGAGAATGGCCAGGTCCTGAGGAAATGCATGCTGACATATTCAGGTGTGAAGTGTCAGGATATATCAAATGCTTTAAACACCAAAAGTCCCATATGTGCatgtacataaaaatagaaaacagaaaaaaagcaattgTGACAGAATGTTAGCAATTGGCaaatccaaaacatttttatgtttcttctctcaaaaaaataaaataaaataagctataTCTAAGCATAAGGTGAAgtttggaagagaaaatgaagacagtttgtttttttttttgtggtttttggccgaggctgggctcgaacccaccacctccggcatatgggaccagtgccctacccctttgagccacaggcgctgcccaatgaaGACAGTTTTATGTCATAAGGCAGAGCCATCCTaggtaaagtttttcttttccttgtaatATCTGTTCATTTGAAAGTTCACACAAATggggcggggcggcgcctgtggcccagtgagtagggcactggccccatataccaagggtggctgttttgaacccagctctggccaaactgcaaaaaaagaaaaaaagaaagtaagttcacacaattaaaaagaaagaaatgtttaccTCTCGACCCAGGGGGGTTCCTCCGGGTGTGCTTGTTGTTACAGATGTCCTGGATGTTCTGGACCACGTCCGGACTCAGCCCGTGCTCCCTCATGGTGGCCAGCACCTTTCTGTCCATCAGGTTATGGGACCTGAGACAGTTGGGGTAACTACAATTCCCTCGGGTGAAGTGGTCACAGATGTGGAGTCTGTCACACTGCGGCTGCTGATTGCAAATCTGCTTCTGACCCTCTCCCTTGTAACTTTTGCATATCTGCAGAAGGGAGAAACAATAGCCAGAGACAAAACACCTTCCTGTATCTGCCAAATGCTCATTACGGCAAGCTCAAGTGCACGCAAATTCCTGAAGCAAGCAGAGATACACTAAAGGAAGAGGAATACACATATATTCCACAATCTCTGATGAGTTGCATTCGATTGGTGATTGATTTATTTGAGCCAGAAGAGGCCTGCAGGCTAACCAAAAGATACTGAAGAATTGGATGACTCTTGGAAGACTCGAAATAACATCGGCAACTGTGATCAGAACCCAGCTTGACCATTAGGTATGTGGCAAAGGAACCCAAAGGAGGAAGGTTTGTCTTTGGATAGCAACTGACTTAGCGATTATAAAGGACATGTGTGTCTTACCTGCAACTGCTTGGGAATCTAGAATTTAGTCTCTGCTAGGCAGAATGTAAAGTTTCTCTAACGATCAACTGaagaagataaattttatattactACTTAAATAGATATATCTGCCTGTTGAGCTCTACCTACATGTACTTCCCAGTGAAAAGAGGACAGAAGAAATACTGTCACTGAGGTCAGGCCATAGGCTGCAGGACTGGAAGATGCTGGTTTTAAAGCCAGAGGCCCGGCCAGGCAGgacagctcatgcctgtaatcccagcattctgggagaccaaagcagatggattgctggagctcaggagttcaagaccagcccgagcaagaatgagaccccgtctctactaaaaatagaaaaaactagctgggtgtcatggcaggcatctgtagtcccaggtactctgaaggctgaagcaagaggattacttgagcacaggaatttgaggttgctgtgagctataatcataTCACAgcgctctactcagggcaacagaatgagactcataagtcttaaaaaaataaataaataaaataattaaaaaatagtaataaaataaggcttattaaaaaaaaacaataggtgggcggcgcctgtggctcaaagggatagggcgccagtcccatatgctggaggtggtgggttcaaacccagcctcggccaaaaaccacaaaaaaaaaaaaaaaaacaataggctcggcgcctgtggctcaagaggctaaggcgccagccacacatacacctgagctggtgggttcgaatccagcttgggcccgccaaacaacaatgatggctacaaccaaaaaatagccgggcattgtgatgggagcctgtagtcccagctacttgggaggcggagacagaagacccgcttgagcccaggagttggaggttgctgtgagctgtgatgccatagaactctacccgggtgacagcttgaggctctgtctcaaaaaaaaaaaaataaaataaaataacaataataataaagcctGAGACCCTAAAAGCAACTGTGTGGTtcccagcttctttttcttttgctgggagaaataaataaagctggTGAGAAACCCAAATTTCAGACATTTTGAAGCTTGAGACATTTATAAGCTGTTTCAAATGACTCTAAGCAAATCAGATCGACATGGTTCACAATAGATAATTTGTCTAGATGGCAAAGCCATGGACTCAGACTCTAGGAACAACGGTTTAGCTACAGAGACAACTTCTAAAACCCGATTCAAAAAAATACTTGTGATTGCTGTGGAGTCTCTTGTCCAGAGTTCAGAccaggagttttcttttttttttttttttttgtagagacagagtctcactttatggccctcagtagagtgccatggcatcacacagctcacagcaacctccaactcctgggcttaagcgattctcttgcctcagcctcccgagtagctgggaccacaggcgcccgccacaacgcccggctattttttttttttttttggttgcagtttggccggggctgggtttgaacccgccaccctcggtatatggggccggcgccctaccgactgagccacaggcgctgcccaagaccaGGAGTTTTCAAAGTATGGTCTCTGGACCAGCACCATCTGCACCACCTGGAGACTTAGAAACCCAACTCCCCAGATCCTTCCCCACATCTGGAGGCGGGAGGACCAACAACCTGTATTTTTAACAAATCCTCTAGGTGGTGCTGAAGTGTGTCCCAGAGgctgcaacaaaaacaaccacCTAATTAGCAACCTTACAAGTGATGCTTTGGTAACATTCCTACTACTATACCAATGTTTAAGAAAGAATGTTCCTGCCTTTATTAGGCCAGAAGAAATGAAAGTACTTTTTCCTTTAATAAGTACATTGCAATTTGACAGGTTTATATACCAGGAAGTCAGGTTGCCTGGTGTTTTTGTGTCCTCACAAGTCAAAGCAAAGCGAAAAAGTGGGAATATTATAACTTTTTTAGGGCAAGAGAGTCTGTCCACTGCTGCCACACATCTGCGGGGATTCTGAAATCTTAGCTGAGTGAGTGTAAAGCAAGCAGCAAAGTGAATATCCCACGGTGGCCCTCAGGTCCTTGTCCACTGTCAACCCCCCCAGCCATTTCTCTACCTGCCTCCCAGAAATTAACTTAGCCCCTCCTTCCCACCTCACCCCTTTTGATAAAGTCCAAATTACCCAAATAATAGCTGCTGATCTGCAGAGATAATTCCTCCATCCATGGagagcccttctttttttttgagacaggcctcaagctgttgccctggatagagtgctgtagcatcacagctcacagcaacctccaactcctgggctcaagcgattctcttgcctcagctcctgggcttaagcaattctcttgcctcagcctccaaggagctgggactgcaagagcccgccacaacgcccagccattttttggttgtagttgtcattgttgtttggcaggtccaggctgaattcgaacccactagctctggtgtatgtggctggcaccttagccgcttgagctacaggcgccgagccagcccTTCTTGATCAACTATTCTTGAAACTAGCTGAACTCTTCACCCCTCCTGCTAAAGCCCCATGAAAAGATCTCATCCTACTCCCCCAAATTAAAATGCTCCTTTAGAGACTTTTCTTGCCCAGCATTTTTGCGTAGAAACTCATGCCAACGATACTAACTAAGCCAACTACAGAAACCAGTTCCTCAGGCCTTCATAGATTGCTGACTCCTGATCTAGACTATCACgtgatagagaaaaaaattaaatttgggggACTCTCTCTCATGACAGCTTAGCATCCTCTTTCCTGTCATCTTCTAAACCTCAATTCAAAGCTCACCTCTTCGGAGAAGCCACCCTCATATAAAGTATCAGTTAGCCCTCCATGTATTACATCTTCAGCCCACACTTGCTCACACACAGGCTTCCATAGCAGCCTGGGTGGAGGAGATGTTCCAGACTCAAATTAATATGAAACTTCACACATGAGAGAAACCACTGGGCTCTCTTAGGTCACCCAGCAATAACCCTGCCTGCCCAGCCCCAACACCAACGTTGAGTCTTTCCTGCTCCTACACCAACACATCCATGCCACAACACTGCCAAGGGTATTTtctccctgcttttttttttttttagagacagagtctcactatgtcaccctcagcagagtgcctttgcgtcacagctcacagcaatctcaaattcttgggcttaagtgattctcttgcctcagcctcccaagtagctgggactacagaggccagccacaatgccagctatttttggttatagttgtctttgtctggcaggcctgggctggattcgaatccaccagctctggtatatgtggcaggcacccttagccgctgagctacaggcgctgagccaccctCCCTGCTTCTTAAAGGGAGGAATCCTAAGTAACTTACCTCAGGCATAAAGAAAGGATCACTTTGGAGGAGGAGCACTGCTAATTCCTCTTGGTTAAGGCCAGATAGCTCATGCAATTTCAGGATTTTGATGTTCTCTTCAGAGAGAACCTCATGAGAATATTTGCATAGATTCCTGGAAGAAAACATGACAATGGTCAGTGTTGCCACTTTacagaagtaaagaaaaagaaaatcacccaCAAAACATTTAGTCAACAAAGAATGATGTCCGTAGGCtggccagtggctcatgcctgtaatcctagcactctgcaaggcagaggcaggaggattgcgtgaaatcaggagtttaagactagcctgagcaagaccaagatcccatctctactaaaaatggaaaaattagcctagTGGCCTTGTGGGtgacttgtagtcccagctacttgggactgaggcaggatcgcttgaggagtttgagattgctgtgagttaggctgatgccatggcactctaggctggCCAAGAGTGacactcaatctcaaaaaaaaaaaaaaaaatcatgccttTACCCTAATACAGGTTGGTTATGCTAGAGaataacttttaataaaataaatttatgaaacagTCACATGGGGTTGTAGTTGTGGTGTATTTCTTcacaaattatacatatatatacacataactgACTTTAAATTATTACAATACTTCTTTAAACAGTATCTCCCCTGGTAAAcattaagttattattattttttctttttcttggagacagagtctcactctgtcatcctgtgtCGAGTGTCATGGTatcttacctcacagcaacctcaaactcttgggctcaaagagatcctcctgcctcagcctcctgagtagctgggacaacagtgcctgccactacacctggcttattaatttataatttgtgtATAGCTCAGAAACGTcagaacaggaaaaaaactgGCAAAGAAAATATAGCCAAGCTGTTAAAAGGGACTGCTTaacaagaaacaaagaacaaattgTTATAACACACCTACGGACTGACAATAAAGTCAACAAGATAGAATTTCATTTatctggatggcacctgtggctcagtgagtagggcgccagccccatatactgagggtggtgggttcaaacccagccccggccaaattgcaacaaaaaaatagctgggagttgtggcgggcgcctgtacttccagcttcttgggaggctgaggcaagagaattgcctatgcccaggagctggtggttgctgtgagctgtgatgccacagcactctactgagggcaacaaaatgagactttgtctctaaaaaaaaaaaaaagaattccatttatctaatattttaattaaataaaattatttattgctatatctt is a window from the Nycticebus coucang isolate mNycCou1 chromosome 11, mNycCou1.pri, whole genome shotgun sequence genome containing:
- the ZC3HAV1 gene encoding zinc finger CCCH-type antiviral protein 1 isoform X1, with translation MADPDVCCFITKILCAHGGRMSLDELLKEIALPEAQLSELLEQAGPDRFVVLETGSRAGVTRSVVATTRARVCRRKFCQRPCDNLHLCKLNLLGRCNYSQSERNLCKYSHEVLSEENIKILKLHELSGLNQEELAVLLLQSDPFFMPEICKSYKGEGQKQICNQQPQCDRLHICDHFTRGNCSYPNCLRSHNLMDRKVLATMREHGLSPDVVQNIQDICNNKHTRRNPPGSRAPSSHRRGGAYRGRSKSRERFFQGSQEFLSSASASAQRSSTPSPDQIGCRAPGDDVSVDGLTHEFAYLGTQDCTQPSLASHKATGLGGAGQKFPENVNPEGLFQGNHSNTYLVSDSIPASNQKGLTSWLNDQGTRKESMFSLLLTGPHSPLGSAPTPAAVTTRENTGLLYSDLSDIDSKSGIPHIQHVLFNNNADEEAIGLIPPRSFTYKGTISGQRETSLPRNQDAGPASQDLQTTDKITESDYAGVAFVNGKYRGKTFSASETVHSVPNGSSQIMDKTTNVEKTGAAGLGLKTEVIGEKDALRSGGQSLRSQVLATLGETKAPALVSTLHQSPSSSNRAAASGILVQNSTQIPISPTTEFTRRTPGSALRSVADVVDTTFSRMEDSDSKEICLDHLYKGCQLKSNCNKDHFHLPYRWQMFFEGLWRDLCSMEKIEEAYCNPQNCVFSMGDYTIDFQKMTCGSNRVRRISTPSSATNPGNSVFTTQWIWYWKSESGQWIQYGKDQNNQESSTVDSSYLETFYQSYSPGIITFRVGSQKYELSFQGMIQTNVDSKTQKDVIRRPTFVSPWDVEQRRRGPNYQPVQALSASVTERFLPLQDPSVFPSKGYKLVEINNASLEYTKVSERFKASMKNCKIEKIKMIQNSELSNNFRRKKMQMTNKTEKLLFYATRRTYVESICANNFNLVLHETHENKYGKGYYFAEDAIYSHKNCPYDAKNIIMFVARVLVGSFIEGHMTYTSPPLHYDSCVDTRGSPSVFVIFDKDQIYPEYVIEYTEVDKACVIS